The following proteins are co-located in the Castanea sativa cultivar Marrone di Chiusa Pesio chromosome 8, ASM4071231v1 genome:
- the LOC142607025 gene encoding uncharacterized protein LOC142607025, whose amino-acid sequence MTTTSLSLSPKLLLSISKPKPYNSVSTHNSSLPFTSITTKNTILLHNPPHRITQKSTQLWRISSASEGELVLPSEATPLENSQEIVSTSDDGVSTIISTLLFIAFIGLSILTIGVIYIAVTDFLQKREREKYEKEEAANKKKNGKKKKVRARAGPRGFGQKIDDDDDSE is encoded by the exons ATGACTACCACATCTTTATCTCTATCTCCCAAACTTTTGCTCTCCATTTCCAAGCCCAAGCCTTACAATTCTGTTAGCACCCATAATTCCTCTCTACCATTTACCTCAATAACAACCAAAAATACCATTCTTTTACACAACCCACCTCACAGAATTACTCAGAAAAGCACCCAGCTTTGGAGAATCTCTTCTGCCTCTGAAGGTGAACTAGTTCTACCATCAGAAGCTACCCCACTAGAGAATTCCCAGGAGATAGTGTCAACAAGTGATGATGGTGTCTCCACCATCATATCAACTCTTCTCTTCATTGCTTTTATTGGTCTATCTATTCTCACTATTGGG GTTATCTACATAGCTGTGACAGATTTCTTgcagaagagggagagagagaagtacGAGAAAGAAGAAGCagctaacaaaaaaaagaatgggaaaaagaagaaggtgagAGCAAGGGCTGGGCCAAGGGGGTTCGGGCAAAagattgatgatgatgatgattctGAATAG
- the LOC142607222 gene encoding uncharacterized protein LOC142607222, producing the protein MTILCCDFLIEATTGLVFTGMELRPFGVSLLVAGFDNYGPQLYQHPGMMMERGFLASPDTLASPLVSWLSYGLFGMGWRQPAKRIPQVRFKHCYREANRCDDKLARMGGQQSIDFTVYDCPLVEIVFC; encoded by the exons ATGACAATTCTATGTTGTGACTTCTTGATCGAG gCAACAACCGGCCTTGTTTTTACAGGAATGGAACTAAG GCCCTTTGGAGTTTCTCTGctggttgctgggtttgataATTATGGACCGCAATTATACCAG CATCCAGGAATGATGATGGAGCGTGGATTCTTGGCTTCTCCAGACACATTGGCATCACCTCTAGTTTCATGGCTGAGTTATGGGTTATTCGGGATGGGCTGGCG GCAGCCGGCCAAGAGGATTCCCCAAGTcagatttaagcattgctatAGAGAGGCTAACAGATGTGATGATAAGCTAGCTAGGATGGGAGGACAACAGTCTATTGATTTTACTGTTTATGACTGTCCACTTGTGGAAATagtcttttgttaa